One window from the genome of Malus domestica chromosome 01, GDT2T_hap1 encodes:
- the LOC103432344 gene encoding inactive TPR repeat-containing thioredoxin TTL3-like, whose protein sequence is MGDSPEKKSGCGILSAVFGRNSFWPRRTTSTGSLPVSNNNNATLVKTPSTPNSKRRRGGSDEASFLDSSNNVPSDSSKPITKPSQSSNRAPPIQQQQQQQQQQQHHQHHQQKMAPSQGYVNQGRRVPKEAVGISGELESMIADHQKSKGSSSLVRASSSNVMLFGNLGNLRQPGGGGGGGGENASPYNVLDYLPRTAREDAPMPTHVNMGKTSTAREEKRQSEPEPPASLCRALSTRMDPETLKIMGNEDYKNGRFAEALALYDAAISIDPNKASYRSNKSAALTALGEILEAIFECREAIRIEPHYHRAHHRLATLYLRLGEAEKALYHYKHAGPEADQEDIAKVKTLQACLNKCTEARRLRDWNTLIKESQSVILAGADSAPQIYALQAEALLKLNRHKEADEALSRGPNFDVDACNKFFGPIGNANLLATRAQVDMVAGRLDDALEAAQRASQLDSNNREANMVMRKARAVAVARSKGNELFKTARFSEACVAYGEGLEHDPYNSVLLCNRAACRSKLGQLDKAIEDCTAALNVRPSYSKARLRRADCNAKLKKWEASIQDYEILIKETPEDGEVNCALSEARVQLRKQRG, encoded by the exons ATGGGAGACTCACCGGAGAAGAAATCAGGTTGCGGCATCTTGAGTGCTGTTTTTGGGCGGAATAGTTTCTGGCCGAGAAGAACAACTTCTACGGGTTCTCTTCCGGTatccaacaacaacaatgcCACGTTAGTTAAAACACCAAGCACTCCCAATTCCAAACGGCGTCGTGGTGGCTCCGATGAGGCTTCCTTCCTTGATTCATCAAACAATGTACCATCAGATTCATCGAAACCGATCACGAAGCCTTCCCAGTCTAGTAATAGGGCACCCCCTAtacaacagcagcagcagcagcaacaacaacaacaacaccaCCAACACCACCAACAAAAAATGGCGCCAAGCCAAGGTTATGTGAACCAAGGCCGAAGGGTTCCAAAGGAGGCGGTGGGCATATCTGGGGAGCTTGAGAGCATGATTGCTGATCATCAAAAATCAAAAGGGAGTAGTAGCCTTGTTAGGGCTTCATCCAGCAATGTTATGCTTTTCGGAAATTTGGGTAACTTGAGACAacctggtggtggtggtggtggaggtggcGAAAATGCAAGCCCGTATAATGTTCTTGATTATCTTCCAAGGACTGCTAGGGAGGACGCTCCAATGCCGACTCATGTAAACATGGGGAAGACAAGTACTGCTAGGGAAGAGAAGAGACAAAGTGAGCCGGAACCACCTGCTTCCTTATGTCGCGCATTGTCTACTAGAATGGACCCCGAAACATTGAAGATCATGGGCAATGAAGATTACAAGAACGGAAGATTTGCAGAAGCATTGGCTTTGTATGATGCTGCAATTTCTATTGACCCCAATAAGGCTTCTTATAGGAGCAACAAGAGTGCTGCATTAACCGCTCTAGGTGAAATTCTTGAGGCAATTTTTGAGTGTAGAGAAGCCATTCGGATAGAACCCCACTATCATAGGGCTCATCATCGTCTGGCAACATTATATCTTAG ATTAGGGGAAGCAGAAAAAGCTTTGTATCACTACAAGCATGCTGGACCAGAGGCTGATCAAGAGGACATTGCTAAAGTAAAAACTCTTCAGGCCTGCCTGAACAAGTGCACAGAGGCTCGTAGGTTAAGAGATTGGAACACCCTCATAAAGGAATCCCAAAGCGTTATATTAGCCGGTGCAGATTCAGCGCCCCAG ATATATGCTTTGCAAGCGGAGGCCTTGTTGAAGCTCAATAGGCACAAGGAAGCAGATGAAGCATTATCCAGGGGTCCAAATTTTGATGTTGATGCCTGCAACAAATTCTTTGGCCCAATTGGTAACGCGAATTTGTTAGCAACACGAGCTCAGGTGGACATGGTTGCTGGCAG ATTGGATGATGCATTAGAGGCAGCTCAACGAGCATCACAGCTTGACTCAAAcaacagggaagcaaacatggTCATGAGAAAGGCTCGAGCTGTTGCAGTAGCTCGATCAAAAGGCAATGAGCTTTTCAAGACAGCAAGGTTCTCAGAGGCATGTGTTGCATACGGCGAGGGACTTGAGCACGATCCTTATAACTCGGTGTTATTATGCAACCGTGCTGCTTGTCGTTCAAAACTTGGCCAACTAGATAAAGCAATTGAGGACTGTACAGCTGCCCTTAATGTCCGCCCATCTTACAGCAAGGCTAGATTGAGAAGAGCAGATTGCAATGCTAAG TTGAAAAAATGGGAAGCTTCAATACAAGACTATGAGATTTTGATAAAGGAAACACCAGAGGATGGGGAGGTAAACTGTGCTTTGTCTGAGGCGCGGGTGCAGCTCAGAAAACAGCGAGGCTAG
- the LOC103406066 gene encoding protein SCO1 homolog 2, mitochondrial — translation MPFPRFIFFSSKQRSQEALNLLRRSGFSKKMQSRNYAKSSNHANGKTDIRPPMNVETPPASHSWGTYVIPAAGILGFAGIATFIRYNDERRVTLKGQGNNQCMNNVRGPIIGGPFTLVDTENHTVTERNLLGNWVLLYFGYTSSPDVGPEQVQMMAKTINILESRYNLKALPVFVTLDPERDNPSHLRAYLKEFDSRIVGLTGPVSAIRQIAQEYRAYFKKVEEDRDDYLVESSHNMYLMNPNMEVVRCFGVEYNAEELSEAIVKELKRTST, via the exons ATGCCCTTTCCTCGGTTCATTTTCTTCTCGTCCAAACAACGCTCACAGGAGGCTCTCAATCTACTTCGGAG GTCTGGCTTCTCTAAGAAAATGCAGTCACGTAATTATGCCAAGTCATCGAACCATGCCAATGGGAAGACAGATATTAGACCTCCTATGAATGTAGAAACACCACCGGCTTCTCACTCATGGGGCACCTATGTTATT CCGGCTGCTGGTATACTAGGATTTGCTGGTATTGCAACTTTCATTCGCTATAACGATGAGAGGAGAGTAACTTTGAAAG GTCAGGGTAACAACCAGTGCATGAACAATGTCAGGGGCCCTATAATCGGTGGTCCATTCACTTTAGTAGACACAGAGAATCACACGGTCACTGAACGGAATCTATTAGGAAACTGGGTTCTTCTCTACTTTGGATATACTTCTTCTCCTGATGTTGGACCGGAGCAAGTCCAGATGATGGCCAAGACCATAAACATATTAG AGTCGAGATATAATTTGAAGGCTCTACCAGTATTTGTTACGCTTGATCCAGAACGTGACAACCCTTCTCATCTTCGTGCCTACCTCAAAG AGTTTGATTCAAGGATTGTGGGGTTAACTGGACCTGTATCAGCTATAAGGCAGATAGCTCAGGAATACCGTGCTTATTTTAAGAAGGTTGAAGAAGACAGAGATGACTATCTCGTTGAGTCTTCCCACAACAT GTATTTGATGAACCCAAACATGGAAGTTGTGAGATGCTTTGGTGTAGAGTACAATGCAGAAGAACTGTCAGAAGCAATAGTAAAGGAACTGAAAAGAACCTCAACTTAA